TGTTATCAAAAAGTCGGACCGGAGCCGATTGGTGTTAAAATGTTGTGAAGCAACCTGTAAGTGGGGTTTACGAGCTGCAAGGATTCCACAGACTGAAATTTTTTCTGTTAGGAGGTACACGGGTGTGTATACATGCTCTCGGTCTAAACAAAGTAAAAGCAGCAACATCAAGAGGAAAGGCTCAGCAGAATTAGTTGCAACTTTTCTGAATGAGGAATATCCTGGAAAACTGAGTACTCCTGTTCCGAAAGATATCATGgattttataaagttaaaacttGGTGTAACAATATCCTACTCCACAGCCTTGAGAGAGAAAAATCTAGCTATTTCTGAGTTGTGTGGTGGTTCGGAAGAGAGCTACAAGATGCTATATAGCTACTTGTACATGTTAGAGCATGTCAACCCGGGAACAAAAACAGGGGTGAAGTTGGATGAGGCAAATAAGTTCAAGTACCTCTTCATAGCTCTGGGAGCTTGTATTGAAGGTTTTGCAGCCATGAGGAGGGTGATAGTTGTGGATGCCACATTTTTGAAGAATGGATATGGTGGTGTACTAGTATTTGCTAAAGCTCAAGATCCTAATCGTCACCATTATCCGCTTGCGATTGGTGTACTCGACGGTGAGAATAATGCTAGTTGGACATGGTTTTTCGAGATGCTCAAAACTGCTATACCAGACTCTTCTGAATTAGTTTTTATGAGCGATAGAAACCAGAGCCTCATCGCGGCTGTAGCTAATGTGTTTCCACAATCTCACCATGGCCATTGTATATGGCATTTGTCTCAGAATGTGAGAGGGCATGCTTGTAACACAACCAAAGCCGTAGTCGGATGGAGATTTATGGAGTTGGCTAGGTGTTACACGTTCGCTGAGTTCGAGTCTGCTTATGCATCTTTTAAGGTGAAATATCCTCCAGCGTACAAGTATTTGGAGGAGCATACTGATAAAAGCACATGGGCTCGGGTTCATTTCCCAGGTGTCAGATACAACTTGGACACTAGCAACAGTGTGGAGTCAATGAACAGTGTGTTTAAGGACGCCAGGAGGTATGCTTTAATACCATTGTTGGATACAATCATCAAAAAGTTTTCTTACTGGTTTAATGAACATCGGAAGGACTCTGTGGCTGGGTCGATTGATACCAAACTGGTTCCTCTTGTCGAGATTCACTTGCATTAGCTATGGGGCAAAGCTGAGAAAACACCAGTGCGTGAGCTTAGTAGTTATGAGCTTGAGTACGAGGTAACCGACACTGATAATGGGAAGAATTATGTTGTGAACTTGTAACGAAGAGCTGTACCTGGAAGGTGTATGATTATGAAAAGTATTCTTGTCTGCACAGACTTGCTGCTTACTTATATTTCCTTGAGGTTGAAGCTGCTCCTGGTCGTCGACGTGATATCAGGATAGAGTATCATGAGTTGTGCTCGAAATATTACTGGACGGAACTTTGGGCATTGGCTTATTACAAGACCATTTATTCTGTGTCGGACAGGTCTGAATGGAATGTACCAGATCACATCAAAGAGCTTCAGATCATACCTCCGGATCGCCTCAAGAGGAAGGGAAGGAAAAAGAATAAGAGGAATCCATTTGTTGGGGAACGACGTAAAAGGACACAAAACTTAAGGCGACCAAGGCAAACTTTCGGTTTCAGTTGGTTGTTGTTTGGAATGCGTAGTAGTAATCCCAGTGAATCAAACTAGATCTTTTGTTCGGATTTTATGGCTTTTGTGTTGTTTGGTTTTGGTACGTTGCTTTTGGTATGTTGCTTTTCCCTATTTTGAAAACATTGGTAAAACTAAGTATATCTTTTGTGGAATAGACCCGAATTTTCTCCTTTAAAcctctaataaatgaaataaatattgCTTCTTGTTCACCTTTTCATTCGATTtgatctcctctctctctctctctactctctctctctctctctcgactcTTCTCCTTCTCGGTACAAAATAGTGAAGATGCAAGGAGATGGTTCGGGATCGTCAAGGAGAAGGCAAAATGGTCGGAAATTGTGTTTATGTGGCTTAGAGGCAGCCATAACACAAGCATGGACAGACAAGAACCCAGGGCGACGATTTTATGGTTGTCAGCGTTTTAAGGTATCCCATCTGATTATAGAACTAGCAATTATGATGGGAAAATAGCTTTACAATTGAAATTATGGCAGGAGAAAAATGGATGCAAGTTCTTCGCATGGTTTGATGAAGAGGGCGGGACATTATGGAAAAAACGAGCTTTGATTGAAGCCTGGGATGAGATCCGAGAGAAGAGTAGAGTGATTACGCAGTTAAACGAAACAATTGCAGAACTGAGAAGCAATTTGGAGAAGATATAAAATGAAGAGGAAATTGTTAGAAAGTTTGAAGAATTCTATGTTTAAGCGATCTTACCATGTATTCTCTAAGTTTAAGTGTTTGTTTTACAACCTCTTTTTAAGCGTTTTGGCAGTTATGGTTAAGCGTTTTGGCAGTTATGGTTAAGAGATATATTGGAAAACCGCGGAAAACTAGTATAACAAGGTGTAACTATGATACATAAGTCTTAATACAGAAACACATTCACCAAAAATGATATAGCATATACTGCTTCTGAAAATAGATTAGTgaagataacaaaaatttacaaACCTCATAAGAAAAAAACTCATTGTTTCATGAGAAATAGATCAGTGAAGATATGCATTGTATATAGTCTTTCCAAGAGCACTTTGTTAATAAGATCAGCTAATAAAGAAGTATTCTATAGTTTTCATGATTTCAAAGATATTATTGCACTAAATTTTTATACTTACATGGTAATGCAGAAAAATGACAATTAAAACTTTctttacaaattaaaattagacgtaaaactaaaaaatgttgAAATCACGAAAAGTAGAACTATGAAGAAAATTGGTAAAACCAGAAACTTCAGTATAACTAAGAGCAAATATTTCGGAGGGAGAATAAAAATTATTCTCGCGCCTAAACGAAAAAagccaaaattttcaattatttgggTCAAAAAGTAGATTCCCTCTGCTCTTTTACCTGGTCTCGTCTCATCTTTTCGTCTCTTTTCCCATACACTTTTTCACTTCCCCAGCACTCTCTCTCACCATTCATACACTCCCTCTTTATCCATTCTCTTTCTATATTCTCTGAAGCTCCACGGTTTTACTCTTTCCCCTTTACTGAACATGACTCATCCGTATGAAGAGATGAAGGAGATAAAGAAGCTGAAGAAACACTACGACATGTTAGGATTCGTTTGCGATGCCCAATATGGAATTCCTACCCGTTGCCCATGCGGTGGTGAAATAATGACGAATGTTTCTCCAACTCCGAAGTACAAATCAGATTTCGATACCTTGCCTGGGAGTAGGTACTTCACCTGCAAGAATTATGAGGTAATTTCCGCTTATCTTTCTCTTCGTTGTAAAACTAAGGGAAACTGAGATATACTGATTGAAACTCCGTAATACTTAGAGATATCTGGTTATACTCTGGGTATCCCTGGGTGAAACTGTGTTATACTCTGGGTGAAACTGTGTTATACTCTGGGTATCTCTGGGTGAAACTGAGTTACACTCTGGTTGAAACTGACTTACACTCTGGTTGAAACTGTGCAGGAGGATGGGTTGCACTTTCGTCAGCCATGGGCTTTCGGTGTTCAGCAAGAAGTGGAGCGCCTAAGGGAGGATGTGAAAGAGTTGGCTGAAGAGATTGCTAAGCTTAAGAGGCTTATTACCTCGACCTCCCGTCCATGAGATTCTCAATTCACAAGTTCAGAGTTCATGTGCTAAAAACTTTGTCGTCCCTACCGATCTATTTTTATCATTTCGGTTAGTATAAGTCTTTGTTTGTTAAGACTTGTGTAAGTTTATGTGTTCAATCTTATGTTATGCTCAAACTTATGTTATGTGAAGCACTCTGATGTTAAGCACTCTTATGTTTATCAATTGGTACTCTATGTTTACACTTTCATCATCAACCATTATTCTAATAAACTAATTTCCTAGACATTATCAATAGGTACTCTCTTAAACTAATTTCCTAGACTTTATAAATTGGTACTCTCCTAGACTTTTACTAGCTCTCACTCGACCTACACAATAAAAGTAAAAGCATCCACAACAAAGATCGCATATATAGTCATAACATAGTTAAAAGTTCTAAATCCACATCACAAACAAGAAACACATCAAAAGACATCGTTTGTCTActtcataaaaaacataaaacaaagttCTAACACACCAAGCAAGTTCTTCACTCTACTTCACTTCTTCCTGCGTTTCGGTTTCTTTGCTTTCCCTTGTGCTGgtgcttcttcttctgctgctttagcttgtgcttcttcttctgctgctttagCTTGTGCTTCCTTGACAAACTCCTCAAGCGGGGCCAATCTCCCATCCAATTGGTCAACCTTCTTGTCAACTGTCCTCATCAGTTTCATCGTTCTTTTCAGCAACTTCATAACATCTCCCAGTTGAATTGACTGCTCACCTACTTCTATTCCATCCCCTGCTGCACCTTCAC
This genomic stretch from Brassica napus cultivar Da-Ae chromosome C9, Da-Ae, whole genome shotgun sequence harbors:
- the LOC106378199 gene encoding protein FAR-RED ELONGATED HYPOCOTYL 3-like, with the protein product MMKYVSVYFKFKGEISCVTLKTTVEDISLAMLEEKLYKKLALDESKVKLALKCMPMVYGSEEQQIICDDDDLFGFLTTVDKDNRRSLLLVEETSRSDQLEKVSRVGISSFGMNYEVLQGNDDVYDEIGPKAITLYVENGQVNQQKELIDAENDFMDTDTAAGTNTAAETNTAAETDTAAERDTAAETDTAAETDTAAETNTAGETGMGADKYVEQPPIKKSSQVIEDWEDGLGLFKYQEFPSKKALQEVVDRAAFGECFHYVIKKSDRSRLVLKCCEATCKWGLRAARIPQTEIFSVRRYTGVYTCSRSKQSKSSNIKRKGSAELVATFLNEEYPGKLSTPVPKDIMDFIKLKLGVTISYSTALREKNLAISELCGGSEESYKMLYSYLYMLEHVNPGTKTGVKLDEANKFKYLFIALGACIEGFAAMRRVIVVDATFLKNGYGGVLVFAKAQDPNRHHYPLAIGVLDGENNASWTWFFEMLKTAIPDSSELVFMSDRNQSLIAAVANVFPQSHHGHCIWHLSQNVRGHACNTTKAVVGWRFMELARCYTFAEFESAYASFKVKYPPAYKYLEEHTDKSTWARVHFPGVRYNLDTSNSVESMNSVFKDARRYALIPLLDTIIKKFSYWFNEHRKDSVAGSIDTKLVPLVEIHLH